In Tautonia rosea, the genomic window AAACCACGATTCGTCTCAACGGAACGCTGAGCGGGGCAGCGTCGAACACGGTGTTCCTCGTACAGGTCTTCGCAAGCGACGGAGACCCAGGAGATGCGGAAGGAAGGCAATTTCTCGGCGAGTTCAACGTGACGACCAATGGGTTGGGGGAGGTCACGTTCGGAACGCTGGTGAACGCGGATCTTTCAAGCCTCGTCGGTCCAGCCATCACGGTGACGGCGTCTCGGGTCGATGGAGCCGGGAGGGAAACTTCGGAGTTCTCCAACGCGGTGATCCTGCCGGGATTCGTTGTCACCAACACATTTGATTCAGGATTCGGATCGCTTCGGCAAGCAATTCTGAATGCAAATGCAACTCCCGGTTTTGATGAGATCACCTTTGCCATCGATGGAACGATCTCACTGTTGACCCCGCTCCCGATCATCACGGATCCGGTTTCGATCAACGGGTGGTCGGCTCCCAATCGAGAGGGTCGACCGGTGATCGAACTTGATGGTCGAAATTCGATTGAGGTGGGGCTTGAAGTCGCTTCCACAGCCACCGATTCGTCTCTCCTGGGGCTGTCGATCATTCGCTTCACAGATGCGGGAGTGCTCGTCAACGGCGCGAGTGGGGTCTGGATTGCGGGAAATTATCTCGGTCTCGACGTGGAGGGCCTCCCATCGGGCAATGGTGTAGGGCTTCGGCTTCAGGAATCGGCACGATCGCTCGTCGGAGGTATGGGTTTGACACATGGCAATGTTGTGTCTGGCAATCTCAACGGAGGGGTGGAAATCCTGGGGACCGGTGCCTCGGAAAACGTTCTGGTTGGCAATGTCATCGGATCGGACTTCGATGGGCTCATCACGTATGGGAATGGGCTGGTCGGGGTTCTGATCGCGGCTGGGGCATCGGACAATCTCGTCGATGTGAATAATCGAATTGACGGGAGTGAGACGGGCATCAGGATTAGTGGGGTTGGCACGACCGGAAACCTCGTGATTGGCACAGTGATTTCTGCGGCGCAAGACGCAGGAGTCCGGATTGATTCGGGTGCGATGGAGAATCTCGTCGCCGCAGGCACGTCAATCCTTGGAAGCGAAATCGGCGTTTGGATGACCGGCACCGGGACGAATTCCAATCAGCTCGCCAATGCCTTGATTGAGGGCAGTATTCGCGATGGTGTTCGGATCGATGGAGGAGCATCTTTTAACGCGGTAGGACCGGGAAACACGATCAGAGGCAGTGGCAATGGTGGTGTGGTGATTTCCGATTCGGGGACGGTCGAGAACGTCGTGCTGGGAAACATCATTGTCAACAATTTGAATGGATTGTTAATCCTTGACGGCGCTTCAGATAACCGGGTGGAGGGAGCGAACATTATCTCTGGGAATACCGGGCTTGGCGTGTGGGTGTCAGGGACGGGTACTTCCGGGAATCTTGTGCGTAGCAATACGATCGAGGCGAATGGTGGATCGGGAATTCGGGTGGCAGAGGGAGCGACCGGCAATGAGATCGGTGGCACTTCAACGTTGGGAAACTTCGTTCGGCTCGGTGGGGGGAACGGAATCGTTCTTGAAGGTCCCGATGCCATTGACAATCTGGTTGCCGGTAATGAGGTGTCGGGCAATGCTGGGGTGGGGATCTTGGTCCTCGCAAATTCCGAGGGACTGGTTGAGGAAAATGATGTCCTTGAGAATGGTGTCGGGATTGCGATTTTCGATTCGGAAAACGTCATCGTGCGTCGCAATCGCGTGGTGGATCAACGCCAGGATACTGAGTTGCAGTTTGAGGGAGATGGCGTCTGGCTGCGCGATGCTCAGCTGATCGAGATCATTGACAACACGATCTCGGGCAATGAAGGGGATGGCATTCGGATCGAAAGATCCTCGAACAATCTCATTCTCGAGAACCGTATCGGTACGGATGACCTGGGTACCTCTATGCGAGGGAATCAGAGGTCGGGGGTCGTGATTGACTCCGGGCAAGGAAACCGACTTGATTCAAACGTGATTTCCGGGAACCAGGAGCAGGGAGTGGCGATTCTCGGGGCGCTCGCCTCGAATAACGTGCTCGTGGGAAACTGGATTGGCACCGATGCAACAGGATTGCGAATCCTACCGAATCGTGCCTCGGGTGTTCTGATTCAGGATGCCCCCTTGAACACGGTTGGTGGTTCGCCCAACACGGTCGCCTACAACCTCGGAGACGGGATCCGAGTTGAAGGTCCGGGCGCGACGGGGAATTTGATTCAGAATAACATATTTTTGCGCAACTTCGGATCGGGTGTGGCGGTGATCGATGTATTGGCCGATGAACCCGCCGAAGCGGTGGTGGTGAGGAATAACCAGGCGATTGGGAACATTCTTGACGGAGTGCAACTGGCCGGGGCGTCTGGTCATCAGGTGATCGACAACCTCATCCGGGCCAATCGTCGAGACGGAATTCGCGGGGAGCAGTCATCAACTTTACTGATCCGAGACAACCGAGTGATCGGTTTCGAGCAATTCGCTCCGGGAGATCCGGGGTTTGATAGCCCCGTCCAGCGGTTCGGAATCGCCATGGCTGGTCCGGCGAACAACGTGATGGTGGTCGGGAACACCGTGGAAGGATCATTGAGTCACGGGATTCTGTTTGTCACCGTTTCTCAGTCAATCATCGGTGGAACGAACGATCTCGATCGCAACCGTGTGTTTGACAACCAGGGAAGCGGTATTGTGGTGCGAGAGGGACAGGATGTCCGTATCATCGGAAACCGAGTGGGTTTCGATTCGTTACTGCCGATGGAGGGACAGGGCAACGGTGGATTCGGCATTCTGCTCGAAACGACCCGGAACGCCCTTGTGGGAGGGGTCGACACGGGTTCGGCGAACATCGTTGCTGCGAATATTCGGGATGGGATTGCTGTTCGCTCGCAGAGCGTCGATGTTCAGATTCTTTTCAATGTCGTCGGGCAGGTGATCGGCGATCCGGGTGGCCCACTGCCGAACCTCGGTAATGGTGGTCACGGAATCAGTGTGGCGGGGCAGTCGGAGGGCACCCTGATTCGAGGGAACCGGATCGTCGCCAACCGGGGCAGTGGTGTGCTTATTGACCGGTCGACGACGACCAGAGTCTTCGGCAATCAGATCGGCCGGGTCACACCAAACGATTTACCCGCGCTAGGAAATCAAGGGGATGGGGTGACGCTCCGTTCGGCGTCACAAAACTCCATCGGCGGGATGTCGGAGGCGGACTTCAACAACCGAAATCACATCTCCGGGAACTTCGGGTCGGGAGTATCGCTAAGGGACGGTTCGAGCGATAACGCGGTGCTGAACAACGCGATCGGTACGGACCTCAGCGGAACGAGAGGGGTTGGCAACGCGGGCTCCGGGGTCCTGGTCGAAGGTTCCCCGGGGAACCGGGTCGGTCTCCCTGGCCTTGGGAATGTCATCTCGGCCAATGGCGGACCCGGTGTGCAGGTTCTCAACGTTCAGTCATCTTCCGGGGTGCAGGGCACGGTGATCCAGTCGAATCGGATTGGGACCGACGAGTCTGGGAATGTCCCCCTGGGGAATGTCGGCAACGGAGTCTTCGTACTGGATTCGAGTGGAACACTGATCGGCGGTACCACGAGCAACACGGGCAACGTGATTGGAGCCAACGGTGGGTCAGGGGTCGAGGTGTTCGACCGCCCAGAGAATGAATTCCCGGCCTGGGGGAACATGATCCTTTCGAACCGCATTGGCATTGGGAGCGATGATGTCACGATTCTGGGGAATCGGAGCAATGGAGTTGCGCTTAACCTGACAACGGGGACGCTGGTTGGTCAGGCGGGAGCCGGGAACCTGATCGCCGGCAACGGCGATTTCGGAATCCTGGTCGGCGGCGGCTCCGACCACTCCATTCAAGGCAACCTTGTCGGTACACTGAGCACGAATCAATCCCAGGCGGCGAACACGCTGGGAGGAATCACCTTGTTCCAGTCTCCTGGAAGTCAGGTGGGTGGATTGGGATCGGGCGAGAGAAACCTTGTGATCGGGAACGCCAGTCATGGCATCTTCGTCATCGGGCCGGAGCAGGGTGCAACCGACTCGGTGCGGGTATATGGAAACCTTGTGGCTTTGAATGCTGGAGACGGTGTCCGCTATGTGGATGCGTCGATACCGGGTGGCTCTCGGGTCGGCCTGGCCTCGAACGAAGTCCTGAATAATCGAGGGAGCGGGATTGTTCTTTCGAATCTCTCGTCCCCCGGCGACGACCCCGAGGCGGGGCTACGCGTCCTGAACAACCGTTCGATTGGCAACGACGGAAACGGTGTGCAGGTAACGGATTCGCCTCGGATTCGCCTGGTCGGCAACGAGGTCGATCAGAACGGTAGCAGCGGATTTCTCGTGGTCGGGTCGCCCGACGCGGAGCTTGGGCTGAACAGGAGCCTTCGGAATGGAGGGTTTGGGGTTCTGGCGCAGGATGCTCCTGGGCTTCAGGTTAACGACAGCCGGGTGTCAGAAAACGCTGAGAGTGGGATTTTCCTCAACCGATCGAGCGGAGCCTTGGTGCAGGGGAATCTGATCTTGCGCAATGGTTTGCCGACCCGAGCCGACGGGATCCGGCTGGTTGAATCGAGCGGAGTCAGACTTGGAGGAACCTCAGACGGCCAGGGGAATGCCATCATTGGACAATCGACCGGAGCTGGGATCCGCGTGGTCAACGCTGGTCAGGAGGCACGCTCCTCAGAGGTCTTGATCCAGGGCAACCGGATTGGCTATCTCGGGCTCGTACCAAACGAGGCGAACCTCGTGGGCATCGTGCTGGACAACGCGTCGAGAGTGGTCGTTGGGGGAGCGGTCGATGCCGGTGGGAACACGATTTCGGGCAATACCACGACGGGCATCGAGGTGTTGCAGTCACCTGGCAACCTCTCGCCCTCGAACCTGATCATTTCCGGGAATTATGTCGGAACGAACTCGAATGGTACGGCCTTGCCGTCATTTCAAGGGATGAATTTGGCCCAACAGGATGGCATTGTGTTGACCAACGCCGTTGGGGTGACGGTTGGTGGTCCGGACTTCAGCGAACGGAACGTGATCTCAGGAAACACGCGATCGGGGGTCCGGATCAACGGTGCTCAGTCTCGCGAAATCCTGGTGATCGGTAATGTGATCGGAGGGGCTGACAACCCGACGCTAACGGCGATTAGCCAGATCCAGACGGAACTCGACGCACCTCCTGAAACCCAGATTCGGCCGCTCGTCGGCGTGGATGGACAGCCGATCGACCCGGTAGCCTTTACCTCGATCACGTTGATCAACGGACGGTTCATCTTCACTCCTGATCAACCGGAGGTCCAGGATATCGGGGTCCTGATCGATCGGTCCAGCAGTCACATCGTGTTTGGCAACGCCATTGCCTACACGGCGGTTGGTGTGCAGTTGGAGGAGACTCCTTCGGCCGAGTCCCTTGGCGCCGCCACACCCTTTGTGCCAAACCGGGTTCAGGGGAATGTCGTGTTCCGGAATATCAATGGGATCTACCTGTCGAATGCCGCAAACAATGAGATTGGCGCCTCGCCGGCTCCGGAGGGTCAGCGAGGCCCTGGAAACCGAATCGAGCGAAACATCTCGACCGGAGTGACGCTGTTTGGAGGTCGGTCGGTTGGGAATTTTGTGACCGGAAATCAGATTCGCTCGACTCCTCCGGAAGACTTTATCCCGGAAAACCCGAACCTGCCGAGAGACATTGGTTCGGGAATCTTCATTGACAGTGTGGCGATCAACGTTTCCCCCACGGAACTGGCTCAAGAACAGGAAGCGGTGTCGAACCTTCTTCAAGGGGGGCCGGGCACTCCGGGTCGACAGTTTATTCAACGCAACTACATCGGTCTTGGTCCGACAGCGACCTCGGGTCTCGGGAATCTGATTGTTGGGACCGTCTTCGCAGTTGTACCAGGCCAGGGCCAGCCTCGTTCGACGGTCGCAGGCGTTTACCTGTTTGGTGGGTCTGTTGGAAACGTTGTGCAGGCCAATCGAATTAACGACCCTCGCTATGGTGTCTTGCTGCTGGACTCTCCGAGGAATCTCGATCAAGTGGCTCGACAAGGGCCCAATGCCAATATCATTCAGGCACGAGAAGGAGACGTCGTCGTTCTTCAGCAGCGAACCGCTTCCAATCCAGGACGTAGAAACCGCCCTGGTCAAGTGGCGAATCAATCGTTGCCGGGTGGACCCATGACGCTCCTTGCAAATCGCCGCTGATCGTCATGATGAACCGGGCCAAGCCTCTCCTTCTAGGAAACGAGGGAGGCTCGTCCCGTCGATTGGTTCTGCCAGGAAACCGGAAATCAGTTGCCGATGATCGGTGGAGCCGTGGCATATCGCAAGCCGGGCGTCCGTGCGTAGGGCGGTACGTTGTCCAGTCGACTTGTGCCACCAAAATAGATGTTCAAGAGGACTGCAACTTCAAAGTCAAACGGTCGAGGACCCGTGACCGGGGTGATGATGGCCGAGCTCAGTAGGGCGCGATCGGTCAACCCAAAATTCACTCCATAGGTCAGGTTAACCATGTCAGGGGTTCCAAACGGATCTTCGATGTTGAACGGATCGCGATGGGTCAAGGGAGTGTTGATGTGAATTTCGAAGGTCGGTGCGATGAGCGTCAGGAACTGGCCAGGGGTTTCAGCCTGGTAGAGTAAGTAGCCGAAGCCGATGTCGTTATAGAGGAACGTCGGCAACGCGTCGGAGGCCGGGACGTCGATCGAACTAAATCCGTGGGCGTAGAAACGTCCCTGGTTATAGAAATACCCAACGAAGGGTTGAATCCAGGTGGGGTTCAGTCGTGCGAGAAAGTCGGCATTGGCGAAGCTGGCTGGTCCGGTCGGGGCAGAAATCTGAAGACCCGCCGAGACAAGCCCAACCTCCCCAAGATAAACGATGTGTTTGAGAAACAGTTGCATGTTCCCGACGGCCGTTGAGGTGCCGGCGAGGGCTGCTGCTGCGGGGGAAATCCCCACGGCCGAAACCGTCTCGATCGGCACCC contains:
- a CDS encoding right-handed parallel beta-helix repeat-containing protein — protein: MSRSTRTARRTDKRRHSHRSMTGRRRLAMEVMEPRLLLATFTVSNTNDDGLGSFRQALLDAGASLDPSDVIEFGVSGTIELLSALPAIQRDLLIDGTTAPGYAGEPLVVIDGIGAGVGVNGLYLASGSNGSVIRGLDIRQFSGAGILVESSDNVIANNRVGTDVTGELDLGNQAGGVVFNGPGASNNTLGGTVSADANVIGRNGVGVRVSEATGVAILGNSIFQNSGLGIELLNGGNNDQPAPILASVDTINQTTIRLNGTLSGAASNTVFLVQVFASDGDPGDAEGRQFLGEFNVTTNGLGEVTFGTLVNADLSSLVGPAITVTASRVDGAGRETSEFSNAVILPGFVVTNTFDSGFGSLRQAILNANATPGFDEITFAIDGTISLLTPLPIITDPVSINGWSAPNREGRPVIELDGRNSIEVGLEVASTATDSSLLGLSIIRFTDAGVLVNGASGVWIAGNYLGLDVEGLPSGNGVGLRLQESARSLVGGMGLTHGNVVSGNLNGGVEILGTGASENVLVGNVIGSDFDGLITYGNGLVGVLIAAGASDNLVDVNNRIDGSETGIRISGVGTTGNLVIGTVISAAQDAGVRIDSGAMENLVAAGTSILGSEIGVWMTGTGTNSNQLANALIEGSIRDGVRIDGGASFNAVGPGNTIRGSGNGGVVISDSGTVENVVLGNIIVNNLNGLLILDGASDNRVEGANIISGNTGLGVWVSGTGTSGNLVRSNTIEANGGSGIRVAEGATGNEIGGTSTLGNFVRLGGGNGIVLEGPDAIDNLVAGNEVSGNAGVGILVLANSEGLVEENDVLENGVGIAIFDSENVIVRRNRVVDQRQDTELQFEGDGVWLRDAQLIEIIDNTISGNEGDGIRIERSSNNLILENRIGTDDLGTSMRGNQRSGVVIDSGQGNRLDSNVISGNQEQGVAILGALASNNVLVGNWIGTDATGLRILPNRASGVLIQDAPLNTVGGSPNTVAYNLGDGIRVEGPGATGNLIQNNIFLRNFGSGVAVIDVLADEPAEAVVVRNNQAIGNILDGVQLAGASGHQVIDNLIRANRRDGIRGEQSSTLLIRDNRVIGFEQFAPGDPGFDSPVQRFGIAMAGPANNVMVVGNTVEGSLSHGILFVTVSQSIIGGTNDLDRNRVFDNQGSGIVVREGQDVRIIGNRVGFDSLLPMEGQGNGGFGILLETTRNALVGGVDTGSANIVAANIRDGIAVRSQSVDVQILFNVVGQVIGDPGGPLPNLGNGGHGISVAGQSEGTLIRGNRIVANRGSGVLIDRSTTTRVFGNQIGRVTPNDLPALGNQGDGVTLRSASQNSIGGMSEADFNNRNHISGNFGSGVSLRDGSSDNAVLNNAIGTDLSGTRGVGNAGSGVLVEGSPGNRVGLPGLGNVISANGGPGVQVLNVQSSSGVQGTVIQSNRIGTDESGNVPLGNVGNGVFVLDSSGTLIGGTTSNTGNVIGANGGSGVEVFDRPENEFPAWGNMILSNRIGIGSDDVTILGNRSNGVALNLTTGTLVGQAGAGNLIAGNGDFGILVGGGSDHSIQGNLVGTLSTNQSQAANTLGGITLFQSPGSQVGGLGSGERNLVIGNASHGIFVIGPEQGATDSVRVYGNLVALNAGDGVRYVDASIPGGSRVGLASNEVLNNRGSGIVLSNLSSPGDDPEAGLRVLNNRSIGNDGNGVQVTDSPRIRLVGNEVDQNGSSGFLVVGSPDAELGLNRSLRNGGFGVLAQDAPGLQVNDSRVSENAESGIFLNRSSGALVQGNLILRNGLPTRADGIRLVESSGVRLGGTSDGQGNAIIGQSTGAGIRVVNAGQEARSSEVLIQGNRIGYLGLVPNEANLVGIVLDNASRVVVGGAVDAGGNTISGNTTTGIEVLQSPGNLSPSNLIISGNYVGTNSNGTALPSFQGMNLAQQDGIVLTNAVGVTVGGPDFSERNVISGNTRSGVRINGAQSREILVIGNVIGGADNPTLTAISQIQTELDAPPETQIRPLVGVDGQPIDPVAFTSITLINGRFIFTPDQPEVQDIGVLIDRSSSHIVFGNAIAYTAVGVQLEETPSAESLGAATPFVPNRVQGNVVFRNINGIYLSNAANNEIGASPAPEGQRGPGNRIERNISTGVTLFGGRSVGNFVTGNQIRSTPPEDFIPENPNLPRDIGSGIFIDSVAINVSPTELAQEQEAVSNLLQGGPGTPGRQFIQRNYIGLGPTATSGLGNLIVGTVFAVVPGQGQPRSTVAGVYLFGGSVGNVVQANRINDPRYGVLLLDSPRNLDQVARQGPNANIIQAREGDVVVLQQRTASNPGRRNRPGQVANQSLPGGPMTLLANRR